A genome region from Desulfuromonas sp. includes the following:
- a CDS encoding N-6 DNA methylase, with the protein MAAKKNTRSAPSTNEGKTPREAFRNIRNFLAGQHIGATRDDALLDEVLKCLFCKLIIERGEAENPTNEEDPFLLAKHFRSLFNIVREDFPEIYSQDTEILLDPQSLKYVMYQLDFCIMDAESDPIGDAFEVFVGAESKGNSGQFFTPRSAIKLLVEALDPKANETVLDPACGAGGFLSSVCGHLGNKGASPKDISGSIYGIDKDTYLAKLAKVHIALLTGEHPTVINGDSISLQNGEKNIREYLPTAGVDIILTNPPFGTKIISATPEVMQEFDLAHKWTLDKNTGSLCKSDKLQKNVPPQVLFVERCISLLKPGGRLGMVLPESILSNKSYRHVVNYILEHSELHAVMGMPEALFKTSGKGGTHTKTCLLVATKKPSKSKPKSSSIFMAEAKWCGQDSRARTIPHNDLPLISESFTKSKEGKLKEHSNLGFEISNKDISNFVLCPRYYDPQADNELNELSDTHHLVKMSTLIEEDAIKIATGDEVGKLAYGTGDIPFIRTSDISNWEMKADPKHGVSREIYEKIKDKQDVKPSDILMVRDGTYLIGTCAIVSTADNEMVYQSHLYKIRVNKNHHNLNPYLLLALLSSKVVQKQIRSKQFTMDIIDSLGDRISELRLPIPKSQDQIIKITELVKSSVYKRIEARELAKNAREQVTI; encoded by the coding sequence ATGGCAGCTAAAAAAAACACACGTTCAGCACCCAGTACAAATGAGGGGAAAACCCCCAGAGAAGCCTTCCGTAACATCCGAAACTTCCTTGCGGGTCAACATATTGGAGCCACAAGAGATGACGCTCTGCTTGACGAGGTTCTTAAATGTTTATTCTGTAAGCTCATCATAGAAAGAGGAGAAGCTGAGAATCCAACAAATGAGGAAGACCCATTTCTATTAGCAAAACATTTTCGGTCACTATTTAATATAGTAAGAGAAGACTTTCCTGAGATTTACTCACAAGATACTGAAATCTTACTAGATCCACAATCACTTAAATATGTGATGTATCAGCTAGATTTCTGCATAATGGATGCTGAGAGTGACCCTATTGGTGATGCTTTTGAAGTATTTGTTGGTGCAGAATCAAAAGGTAATTCTGGACAATTCTTTACACCCAGATCAGCAATAAAACTTCTTGTAGAAGCATTGGACCCTAAAGCAAATGAGACAGTTCTTGATCCTGCCTGTGGTGCTGGCGGCTTCCTTTCTTCAGTTTGTGGTCATCTGGGAAACAAAGGTGCTAGTCCCAAAGATATATCTGGCTCTATCTACGGCATAGATAAAGATACATATTTAGCAAAGCTTGCAAAAGTACACATTGCCCTGCTAACAGGAGAACATCCTACAGTAATAAATGGTGACAGCATCTCTTTACAAAATGGTGAAAAAAACATAAGAGAATACCTCCCAACTGCAGGGGTTGATATCATACTAACCAATCCACCATTTGGTACAAAAATCATATCCGCAACACCTGAAGTAATGCAAGAATTTGATTTAGCTCACAAGTGGACTCTTGATAAGAACACAGGCTCACTTTGCAAGAGTGACAAATTGCAAAAAAATGTTCCTCCTCAGGTACTCTTTGTAGAGCGCTGCATCTCACTACTGAAGCCAGGTGGACGGCTCGGAATGGTACTACCTGAAAGCATCCTATCTAATAAATCATATCGCCATGTCGTTAACTACATACTTGAACATTCAGAGCTTCATGCGGTAATGGGGATGCCTGAGGCACTGTTCAAAACTTCTGGCAAAGGAGGCACTCACACGAAAACTTGCCTTCTGGTTGCCACTAAGAAACCATCTAAATCAAAACCAAAGAGCTCTTCCATCTTTATGGCAGAAGCTAAATGGTGTGGTCAGGACTCAAGAGCAAGAACCATCCCCCATAACGACCTACCTCTAATTTCAGAAAGCTTTACAAAGTCAAAAGAAGGAAAATTAAAAGAGCACTCAAACCTAGGTTTCGAAATAAGCAATAAAGACATATCTAACTTCGTTCTCTGTCCCCGCTACTATGACCCCCAGGCGGACAATGAACTAAATGAACTAAGTGACACTCATCACCTTGTTAAAATGTCTACGTTGATCGAAGAGGATGCAATTAAGATAGCTACTGGCGATGAAGTAGGTAAGCTGGCCTATGGTACTGGAGATATCCCATTCATAAGAACATCGGACATAAGCAACTGGGAGATGAAAGCAGACCCGAAGCATGGTGTCTCAAGAGAAATCTATGAGAAAATAAAAGACAAACAAGACGTTAAGCCAAGTGACATTCTTATGGTAAGGGATGGTACATACCTCATTGGAACATGTGCAATAGTGAGCACAGCAGACAATGAAATGGTGTACCAAAGTCACTTATACAAAATCCGTGTCAACAAGAACCATCACAACCTGAACCCATACCTACTACTGGCGCTCTTAAGCTCAAAGGTTGTACAAAAGCAAATTAGATCAAAGCAGTTCACAATGGATATTATTGATAGCCTTGGTGACAGAATAAGCGAATTGAGGTTACCTATTCCAAAGTCTCAGGATCAAATCATCAAGATCACTGAACTAGTAAAGTCTTCCGTATACAAAAGAATTGAAGCCAGGGAACTTGCTAAAAATGCTCGTGAGCAGGTGACTATTTAA
- a CDS encoding thermonuclease family protein — MITHRILLALMFVAYFSVPSFAELFTGKVVRVLDGDTVDVLHDGKPERVRLAEIDCPETDQAFGKAAKRYVLDLVAQKVVSVDVTEVGKYGRSIGVVTLQGDRNLNRELVRAGYAWWYRKYSDDASIGTLETEARIARRGLWQDKTPVPPWEWRKAKRLEASNGK; from the coding sequence ATGATTACCCATAGAATTCTACTAGCATTAATGTTTGTAGCATATTTTTCAGTCCCATCTTTCGCCGAACTGTTTACAGGGAAAGTTGTTAGAGTTCTTGATGGCGACACCGTTGATGTCCTTCATGACGGCAAGCCAGAAAGGGTGCGTCTTGCCGAAATTGACTGTCCTGAAACAGACCAAGCATTTGGAAAAGCAGCTAAGAGATATGTTCTCGATCTCGTAGCTCAGAAAGTGGTTTCTGTTGATGTCACTGAGGTTGGCAAGTATGGAAGGAGTATAGGGGTTGTAACCCTTCAAGGTGACAGGAACCTCAATAGGGAGTTGGTAAGGGCAGGGTACGCCTGGTGGTATCGAAAGTATTCTGATGACGCCAGCATAGGGACACTAGAAACTGAAGCACGCATTGCCCGAAGGGGGCTATGGCAGGACAAGACACCAGTGCCGCCTTGGGAGTGGAGAAAGGCAAAGAGATTGGAGGCGAGCAATGGCAAGTAA